The proteins below come from a single Corylus avellana chromosome ca3, CavTom2PMs-1.0 genomic window:
- the LOC132174352 gene encoding (+)-neomenthol dehydrogenase-like, with the protein MAMEGVVWEWDDAGEGQTMARLCRMEGANAGSSKKFLKQTYETSANCLRTNYYGIKLVSKELIPLLQLSNSARIINVSSTLGQLKVVEGFLEDVKENLIKDKGWPTVYSAYFVSKAALNAYTRILANKYSNIAINAVNPGYTNTELNENTGVLTVEEGATFFFRIAVVTGANKGIGFEICKQLASNGVEVILTARDVKRGNEAVEKLKAAGYSDVIFHQLDVGDKASISSFANFIKTQFGKLDILINNAGIAGSIINAEDQEGLIQGYYEVAGGNHGSLEKVFKQTFETATDCIRTNYYGMKLVSKELIPLLQSSNSARIINVSSSLGQLKHIPNENTRKELGDVDGLTEGKVDKVVEGFLEDVKENLIQVKGWPTNLSAYLVSKAAVNAFTRVLAMKYPNIAINSVCPGYVKTDINHNTGVLTVEEGAKSPVTLALMPEGGPSGLFFSQTEVSTF; encoded by the exons ATGGCTATGGAAGGCGTCGTTTGGGAGTGGGATGACGCCGGAGAAGGCCAGACGATGGCGCGGCTCTGTCGGATGGAAG GTGCAAATGCTGGATCCTCGAAGAAATTTTTGAAGCAAACTTATGAAACTTCAGCAAATTGTCtaagaacaaattattatgGGATCAAGCTAGTGAGCAAAGAACTTATTCCACTTCTTCAATTATCCAATTCAGCTAGAATAATAAATGTCTCCTCCACATTGGGACAGCTGAAG GTGGTCGAAGGATTCTTAGAAGATGTGAAGGAGAATTTGATAAAAGACAAGGGCTGGCCTACAGTTTATTCTGCTTATTTTGTCTCCAAGGCAGCTCTGAATGCTTACACGAGGATTCTGGCTAACAAATATTCCAACATTGCCATTAACGCAGTTAATCCTGGCTATACCAATACAGAATTGAATGAAAACACTGGAGTCTTGACTGTTGAAGAAGGAGC aacttttttctttagGATTGCAGTTGTTACGGGGGCCAACAAAGGGATAGGATTTGAAATATGTAAGCAGCTAGCTTCAAATGGGGTGGAGGTGATATTAACTGCTAGAGATGTGAAGAGGGGAAATGAAGCTGTTGAAAAACTCAAGGCTGCTGGATACTCCGATGTGATTTTTCATCAACTTGATGTGGGGGACAAGGCTAGCATTTCttcttttgcaaatttcatCAAAACTCAATTTGGGAAGCTTGACATATTG ATAAACAATGCAGGGATTGCTGGATCCATAATCAACGCAGAAGATCAAGAGGGCTTAATACAAGGGTATTATGAA GTTGCAGGTGGAAATCATGGATCCTTGGAGAAAGTTTTCAAGCAAACATTCGAAACTGCCACGGATTGTAtaagaacaaattattatgGGATGAAGCTAGTGAGCAAAGAACTAATTCCACTTCTTCAATCATCCAATTCTGCAAGAATAATAAATGTCTCCTCCTCCTTGGGACAGTTAAAG CATATCCCAAATGAGAATACAAGGAAGGAGCTAGGAGATGTAGATGGCCTCACAGAAGGAAAAGTGGACAAGGTGGTGGAAGGGTTCCTAGAAGACGTCAAGGAGAATTTGATACAAGTCAAAGGCTGGCCGACAAATTTGTCTGCTTATCTTGTCTCCAAGGCAGCTGTGAATGCTTTTACAAGGGTTCTTGCTATGAAGTATCCCAACATTGCCATTAACTCAGTTTGTCCGGGCTATGTCAAGACAGATATTAATCACAACACCGGAGTCTTGACTGTTGAAGAAGGAGCTAAAAGTCCTGTCACACTAGCTTTGATGCCTGAAGGTGGACCTTCCGGCCTATTCTTTTCTCAGACGGAAGTGTCAACCTTTTAA